Proteins found in one Xenopus laevis strain J_2021 chromosome 1L, Xenopus_laevis_v10.1, whole genome shotgun sequence genomic segment:
- the LOC108715593 gene encoding P-selectin glycoprotein ligand 1, translating into MLLPWATFLKLNIFVLLSFAYKLPAPDNGDLALPNDETLQEQAKGAYEGKMGLQYSRLLRKKRENANNSIDSGLENSSTPISQTSVTIKPTSLSEESTEADMLVTHSESSLDQSETHSMSPDQDTTQTELIHKSTGSPDNIYLLNSTDSPDVTFSTTEDIEGTTNSDHIHTATIHSTTHSKNDTGHVNEDNTFSPPSQFSTKSLFESIVTSTHHPKKTDDTTKQKPDDSTLSSKTKVVTFIQTSAEYSPPVHSLMRQCMLAILILAVLCTIFIISTIALAAKLSRVKSRYKMRQPNFTEMTCITSLLPESDQQSKVKPKRMKTFAANVEESDGDNTTLNSFLPDH; encoded by the coding sequence ATGCTTTTGCCATGGGCCACCTTCTTGAAATTGAACATTTTTGTTCTCCTTTCTTTTGCCTATAAACTTCCAGCTCCAGACAATGGAGATTTGGCTTTGCCGAATGATGAAACCTTGCAAGAGCAAGCTAAGGGGGCATATGAGGGCAAAATGGGACTACAATATTCTAGATTATTGCGTAAGAAAAGGGAAAATGCTAATAATTCTATAGATTCTGGGCTGGAGAATAGCAGCACACCGATTTCACAGACGTCTGTGACCATCAAACCCACATCATTATCAGAGGAATCCACTGAAGCAGACATGCTTGTGACCCACTCAGAATCAAGTCTAGATCAAAGTGAAACTCATAGCATGTCACCTGATCAAGACACAACTCAGACAGAACTTATTCACAAGTCTACAGGTTCTCCAGATAATATTTATCTCCTAAATTCCACAGACTCTCCAGATGTAACGTTTAGCACCACTGAAGACATTGAGGGAACTACTAACTCTGATCACATTCACACAGCAACCATTCATTCAACTACCCATTCCAAGAATGACACAGGCCATGTGAATGAAGATAATACATTTAGTCCACCTTCGCAATTTTCTACAAAATCACTATTTGAATCCATAGTGACATCAACTCATCACCCTAAAAAAACAGATGATACCACCAAACAGAAACCAGATGATTCCACTTTGTCTTCCAAAACTAAGGTTGTGACATTCATACAAACGTCTGCAGAATACTCGCCTCCTGTACATTCCCTCATGAGGCAATGCATGTTGGCTATCTTGATTTTGGCAGTTCTATGCACAATCTTTATCATATCTACTATTGCGCTTGCTGCTAAACTTTCTAGAGTTAAGAGCCGCTACAAGATGCGCCAGCCAAACTTCACAGAGATGACCTGCATCACTTCACTCCTACCAGAAAGTGACCAACAAAGTAAAGTGAAGCCAAAGAGGATGAAGACCTTTGCTGCCAATGTAGAAGAGAGTGATGGAGATAATACAACTCTCAACAGCTTCTTGCCTGACCACTAG